In one Nicotiana sylvestris chromosome 8, ASM39365v2, whole genome shotgun sequence genomic region, the following are encoded:
- the LOC104230168 gene encoding LOW QUALITY PROTEIN: heat shock factor protein HSF8 (The sequence of the model RefSeq protein was modified relative to this genomic sequence to represent the inferred CDS: inserted 1 base in 1 codon) — protein sequence MGSTSGDAGGGGSPSPAPMPSANAPPPFLVKTYDMVDDPSTEKIVSWGPTNNSFVVWDPPEFAKDLLPKYFKHNNFSSFVRQLNTYGFRKVEPDRWEFANEGFLRGQKHLLRNISRRKPAHGHTQQQLHGQSASVGACVEFGKFGLEEEVERLKRDKNVLMQELVKLRQQQQTTDNQMQTMVQSLQVMEQRQQQMMSFLAKVVNSPGFLAQFVQQQNDSNRRAMEGNKKRRIKQDFPSDDLSVSPADGQIVKYQPVVNEVAKAILRQIMKQDSSTRLENFSNSPESVLICDGSPQSNALDSGSSNRVSGVTLQEVPPTSAQPFASATSAVAGQSSSASISEIHSSPLCKSFKIADIQFSDIRSLVGGHDLPPVSLSPSDMTMPELSQIQEIVPVNNMDTDGSEMENGSFMDPTLDGNGNLPLGIDTFSPDPQNEWQSTLMDDIGELPSLGDLFWEKFLQSPLPTETEEMDSVEIEDIKTTETEPLENGWDKAQHMEHLTEQXGATNIKQ from the exons ATGGGGTCCACTTCTGGGGACGCCGGAGGCGGTGGTTCTCCGTCACCGGCTCCGATGCCAAGCGCAAATGCTCCGCCGCCTTTTCTGGTGAAGACGTACGATATGGTAGATGACCCGAGTACTGAAAAGATTGTTTCGTGGGGTCCCACCAACAATAGCTTTGTGGTTTGGGATCCCCCTGAGTTCGCCAAGGACTTACTGCCCAAGTATTTCAAGCACAATAACTTCTCCAGCTTCGTTCGTCAGTTAAATACTTAT GGTTTTAGAAAGGTTGAACCAGACCGTTGGGAATTCGCTAATGAGGGATTCTTAAGAGGTCAGAAGCATCTGCTTAGAAATATTAGTAGGCGCAAGCCTGCTCATGGACACACTCAGCAGCAGCTGCATGGTCAGAGTGCGTCGGTTGGTGCTTGTGTTGAGTTTGGAAAATTTGGACTTGAGGAAGAGGTTGAGAGGCTGAAAAGGGACAAGAATGTGCTTATGCAAGAGCTGGTTAAGCTGAGACAACAGCAGCAGACTACCGATAATCAGATGCAAACAATGGTGCAGAGCCTTCAGGTTATGGAGCAGCGGCAGCAACAGATGATGTCATTCCTGGCAAAAGTTGTTAACAGCCCTGGATTCTTGGCACAGTTTGTACAGCAGCAAAATGATAGCAATAGGCGCGCAATGGAAGGCAACAAGAAACGCAGGATTAAACAAGATTTTCCTTCAGATGATCTTTCTGTTAGCCCTGCTGATGGGCAGATTGTGAAGTACCAGCCTGTAGTGAATGAGGTGGCAAAAGCAATTCTCAGGCAGATAATGAAACAAGATTCTTCCACAAGGTTAGAGAACTTCAGCAACAGTCCTGAAAGTGTACTCATTTGTGATGGTTCACCCCAATCCAATGCATTAGACAGTGGAAGTTCCAACCGAGTTTCAGGAGTCACTCTTCAGGAAGTTCCACCCACTTCTGCCCAGCCATTTGCAAGTGCAACTTCAGCTGTTGCTGGTCAAAGTTCATCGGCTTCCATATCTGAGATCCACTCATCTCCTCTCTGTAAATCTTTTAAAATTGCCGACATTCAATTTTCAGATATACGTTCCCTGGTTGGAGGGCACGACTTACCTCCTGTTTCACTGTCTCCATCAGATATGACTATGCCTGAGCTCTCACAGATACAAGAAATTGTACCTGTAAACAATATGGATACTGATGGATCAGAGATGGAGAATGGTTCTTTCATGGATCCCACATTGGATGGAAATGGAAACTTGCCATTGGGAATTGATACTTTTTCTCCTGATCCTCAAAACGAGTGGCAGAGTACCTTGATGGACGATATAGGAGAGCTTCCTAGTTTGGGTGATCTCTTCTGGGAAAAGTTTCTTCAAAGCCCACTCCCTACCGAGACAGAGGAGATGGACTCAGTTGAAATAGAAGATATTAAGACTACTGAAACTGAGCCGCTAGAAAATGGATGGGACAAAGCTCAGCACATGGAACATCTCACGGAAC ATGGAGCTACTAACATCAAACAGTAA